AGGTCAGATGAAGGTCAAGACGCAGTCGAGAAGTCACTCCTGCAGGTTGAGAGGTCTCCATGGTGACCTCTCAACCTGCAGGAGTGACTATTCGGCGTGGTGGGCCTTCGCACTGGCGTAGACGCAGAGCGCGGCCGCGGTGGACAGGTTGAGCGACTCGGCCCTACCGAAGATCGGGATGCTCACGATCTCGTCGGCCTCGGCGGCGAGCTCGGGCGGGAGCCCCCAGGCCTCGTTGCCCATGAGCCAGGCCGTGGGCCGGGCCAGGAGGGCGTCGGCGGTGAACAGGTCGGCAGTGCCGTGCATGTCGGCGGCCAGGACGGTGAGCCCGGCGGCCTTGGCGGCCTTGACCGCGACCAGCGGGTCGCGCTCGACGGCGACCGGGAGGTGGAACGCGGAGCCGACGGAGGCGCGGATGGTCTTGGGGTTGTAGAGGTCGACCGAGTCACCGGCGAGGATCACCCCGCTCGCGCCGGCCGCGTCGGCGCAGCGGATGACGGTGCCGGCGTTGCCGGGATCGCGTACGTCCGCACAGATCACCACGAGCGGCCCTGCGATGTCGTTCAGTCGCACGTCGAGGAACCGGCACAGCGCGACCACGCCCGCCGGGGTGACCGAGTCGGAGAGCCCGGCCATCGCTCGGTCCTCGACGAGGGTCACCCGCTGATCGGCGAGCAGCGAGGCGTACGTCTCGGCTCCCGCCTCGGTGGCGAAGATCTCCTGCACGCAGCCATCGACCCCGAGGGCGCCTTCGACCGCTTTCGGGCCGTCGGCCAGGAAGAGACCTCGCTCCGCGCGCACGGAGCGGCGGGCGAGCTTACGGATCTCCTTGAGACGCGCGTTGGCAGCAGAGAGAAGCACACTCACCCCATGATCGAGTCGGTGGACAAATGAAACGTGGGAGTCCCGGTGCCACCAGGTGACACCAAGACTCCCACGATCAGAGTCAGGCTCAGGCGCTCGCCGGGGCGTTGACGTCCTCCGGGAGGGCGGCCTTGGCCTGGGCGACGATCGCGTTGAACGCGGCCACGTCGTTGACGGCGAGGTCGGCGAGGATCTTGCGGTCGACCTCGATGCCGGCCAGGTTGAGCCCCTGGATGAAGCGGTTGTAGGTCATGCCCTCGGCGCGCGCCGCGGCGTTGATCCGCTGGATCCACAGCTTGCGGAAGTTGCCCTTGTTCTTGCGGCGGTCGTTGTAGGAGTAGACCAGCGAGTGGGTGACCTGCTCCTTCGCCTTGCGGTAGAGGCGCGAGCGCTGGCCACGGTAACCGGAGGCCCGCTCGAGGGTGGTGCGACGCTTCTTCGCAGCGTTCACTGCGCGCTTGACGCGTGCCATTTCAGTGCTCCTTGAATGCTAGGGAAAGTTCGGGTGATCGAGCGCTCAGCGACCGAGCAGCTTCTTCGCGCGCTTGACGTCGGCGGGGGCGAGCTCCACCAGACCAGCGTTGCGACGGTGCTTCTTGCGCGAGCCGGTGGTCGGGGCGGAGGCGAACGCAGCCCCGGACTTACGGCCGGCCTGCAGGCGCTGGATCTTCCCGGAACCGGTCACCTTGAAGCGCTTCTTGGAACCGGAGTGGGTCTTGTTCTTCGGCATTGTTCTTCTCTCTCTCGTCGTCCGGCCGGTCACGGGGCGCCGCGGCGGCGGAAGTCAGTGGGTCGACGCTCAGACGTCGATGTCGGGGTCGAGGTTCTCCGAGCGGCGCTTGACCTTCTTGGTGGCCGTACGCCCCGCGTTGGCCGCGGTGCGC
The sequence above is drawn from the Nocardioides albertanoniae genome and encodes:
- a CDS encoding large ribosomal subunit protein bL35, whose protein sequence is MPKNKTHSGSKKRFKVTGSGKIQRLQAGRKSGAAFASAPTTGSRKKHRRNAGLVELAPADVKRAKKLLGR
- the rplT gene encoding 50S ribosomal protein L20, encoding MARVKRAVNAAKKRRTTLERASGYRGQRSRLYRKAKEQVTHSLVYSYNDRRKNKGNFRKLWIQRINAAARAEGMTYNRFIQGLNLAGIEVDRKILADLAVNDVAAFNAIVAQAKAALPEDVNAPASA
- a CDS encoding TrmH family RNA methyltransferase produces the protein MSVLLSAANARLKEIRKLARRSVRAERGLFLADGPKAVEGALGVDGCVQEIFATEAGAETYASLLADQRVTLVEDRAMAGLSDSVTPAGVVALCRFLDVRLNDIAGPLVVICADVRDPGNAGTVIRCADAAGASGVILAGDSVDLYNPKTIRASVGSAFHLPVAVERDPLVAVKAAKAAGLTVLAADMHGTADLFTADALLARPTAWLMGNEAWGLPPELAAEADEIVSIPIFGRAESLNLSTAAALCVYASAKAHHAE